One Methylomonas sp. LL1 DNA window includes the following coding sequences:
- a CDS encoding ABC transporter ATP-binding protein → MKQAHISVEHLTMAYGDFVIQRDLNFSIARGEVFIVMGGSGCGKSTLLKHLIGLQQPAEGDVYYDQQSFWHADDRQRINIMRRIGVLYQSGALFSSLTLAENIALPLGEFTRMSRAEIADMVSYKLALVGLAGFEEYYPAEISGGMQKRAGLARAMALDPEILFFDEPSAGLDPVSARLLDDLIISLCQTLGTTIVVVTHELASIFAIGTNSVFLDSESKTMLATGAPKKLLAESDDPRIIQFLTRGEGHVR, encoded by the coding sequence ATGAAACAGGCTCATATTAGCGTCGAACACCTGACCATGGCCTATGGCGATTTCGTCATTCAGCGCGACCTGAATTTCAGTATCGCTCGAGGCGAGGTGTTTATCGTGATGGGCGGCAGCGGTTGCGGCAAAAGCACCCTGTTGAAACATTTGATCGGCTTGCAGCAACCCGCTGAAGGTGATGTGTATTACGATCAACAGAGTTTCTGGCATGCCGATGACCGGCAGCGGATTAACATCATGCGGCGGATCGGGGTGTTATATCAAAGTGGCGCCTTGTTCAGCTCCTTGACCCTGGCCGAAAACATTGCACTGCCGTTGGGCGAATTCACCCGTATGAGCCGGGCTGAAATCGCCGACATGGTGTCCTATAAACTGGCGCTGGTGGGACTGGCCGGTTTCGAGGAATATTATCCGGCCGAGATCAGCGGCGGCATGCAAAAGCGGGCGGGGTTGGCGCGGGCGATGGCCTTGGATCCGGAAATTCTATTTTTCGACGAACCTTCCGCCGGGCTGGATCCGGTCAGCGCCCGATTGCTGGATGATCTGATTATCAGTTTGTGTCAGACCTTGGGCACCACTATCGTAGTGGTGACGCATGAGCTGGCCAGTATTTTCGCGATCGGCACCAACTCGGTATTTCTCGATTCGGAGAGTAAAACCATGCTGGCTACCGGCGCGCCGAAAAAACTATTGGCTGAGTCGGACGACCCTAGGATCATTCAATTTTTGACGCGTGGCGAAGGGCATGTTCGATAA
- a CDS encoding MlaE family ABC transporter permease — MSDAIKIDSPEVSGKVRIESTSDASLIVQFGGHWLRDAEIEPVGLIIEELNRLAPKRIVLQASELRDWDSRLPCYLLKIADYCDSQSVAMDSSGLPDGVQSLLKLARAVPERVGARRSEQHVSMLAVVGNRVLDLGKDGRALVVFVGEALLAVWALLRGKARFRVVDLLICIQDAGPGGLPIATLISLLVGLILAFVGALQLAMFGAQIYIADLVALGTVREMGPLMTAVIMSGRTGASYAAQLGTMNVNSEIDALKTMGISPTEFLVLPRMLALILVMPLLCLYADLMGIMGGALVSFSFFDVSFIQYYNEIQKAVQLPDFVVGLFKSLVFAVLIATAGCMRGMQCGRSASAVGDATTAAVVDSIVYIVVADSILTLICNRLDV, encoded by the coding sequence ATGAGTGATGCAATCAAAATCGACAGCCCCGAGGTTTCAGGCAAGGTCCGGATAGAGTCGACCTCCGATGCCAGTCTGATCGTACAATTCGGCGGTCATTGGTTGCGCGATGCCGAGATCGAGCCGGTCGGGCTGATAATCGAAGAACTGAACCGATTGGCACCAAAACGTATCGTGTTGCAGGCTTCGGAGCTGCGGGATTGGGACAGCCGATTGCCCTGCTATCTGTTGAAAATCGCCGATTATTGCGATAGCCAGTCTGTTGCGATGGACAGTTCCGGGTTGCCGGACGGGGTGCAAAGCCTATTGAAATTGGCTCGCGCGGTGCCGGAGCGAGTGGGTGCGCGCCGTAGCGAACAACATGTGTCTATGCTGGCGGTTGTCGGTAACCGGGTGCTCGATTTGGGCAAGGATGGCCGGGCGCTGGTCGTGTTTGTCGGGGAGGCGTTACTGGCCGTCTGGGCCTTGCTTCGCGGCAAGGCCCGCTTCAGAGTGGTTGATTTGTTGATCTGTATTCAGGATGCCGGCCCCGGCGGTTTACCGATTGCCACCCTGATCAGTTTGCTGGTGGGCTTGATTCTGGCTTTCGTCGGCGCCTTGCAACTGGCGATGTTCGGTGCCCAAATTTATATCGCCGATCTGGTGGCGCTGGGTACGGTTAGGGAAATGGGGCCATTGATGACGGCCGTCATCATGTCCGGCCGCACCGGCGCTTCTTATGCGGCTCAATTGGGGACCATGAATGTCAATAGCGAAATCGACGCCTTGAAAACCATGGGAATTTCACCGACCGAGTTCTTGGTGCTGCCCAGAATGCTGGCGTTGATTCTGGTAATGCCCTTGCTGTGCCTGTATGCCGACTTGATGGGGATTATGGGCGGGGCGCTAGTCAGTTTCAGTTTCTTCGATGTGTCGTTTATTCAGTATTACAACGAAATTCAAAAAGCCGTGCAATTGCCCGATTTTGTGGTGGGTTTATTCAAAAGCTTGGTATTCGCGGTATTGATCGCCACCGCCGGATGTATGCGCGGCATGCAGTGCGGACGCAGTGCGTCGGCGGTGGGCGATGCCACCACGGCGGCGGTGGTTGACAGTATCGTTTACATTGTCGTGGCCGATTCGATTCTGACCTTGATCTGTAATCGGCTGGATGTTTGA
- a CDS encoding Uma2 family endonuclease, with the protein MNLKYAEKITEAGYLQGELLADTKHEYIDGEVYAMAGASENHNLLALNMAGELRSKLKGTPCRTFMSDMKVKAWEAFFYPDVMVVCERDNENEYYKNSPVIVVEVLSKTTRKFDQTVKRLRYQALPSLEEYVLIEQDRGEIVVFRRKDGWQSSYYYLGDEISFYSVNVVVAVEDIYYQVNNEDVLQFLQQKQQVV; encoded by the coding sequence ATGAATTTAAAATATGCTGAAAAAATAACCGAAGCCGGCTATCTGCAAGGCGAATTGCTTGCCGACACCAAGCATGAATACATCGACGGTGAAGTCTATGCAATGGCTGGTGCCAGCGAGAATCATAATTTGCTGGCGCTGAACATGGCTGGCGAGCTTAGAAGCAAACTCAAAGGCACACCCTGCCGAACCTTCATGTCGGATATGAAGGTTAAGGCCTGGGAGGCTTTTTTCTATCCAGATGTGATGGTGGTGTGCGAGCGGGATAATGAAAACGAATACTACAAAAACTCACCCGTGATCGTGGTCGAAGTGCTTTCCAAAACCACGCGTAAGTTCGATCAAACCGTAAAACGATTGCGTTACCAGGCTTTGCCTAGCCTGGAAGAGTATGTGTTGATCGAACAGGATAGGGGGGAGATCGTAGTGTTTAGACGCAAGGATGGCTGGCAGTCTTCTTATTATTATCTGGGCGACGAAATTAGTTTTTACTCGGTTAACGTGGTCGTGGCGGTCGAGGATATTTATTATCAAGTCAATAACGAAGATGTGCTGCAATTTTTACAACAGAAACAGCAGGTTGTCTGA